A genomic region of Bradyrhizobium sp. ORS 278 contains the following coding sequences:
- the phnE gene encoding phosphonate ABC transporter, permease protein PhnE yields MSLPDTPDPTQLRERYPHIFNRPMSARLATPLVLLLALAVFVFGLVDLDFSPSRILSGLGQLGWIARLMLPPDPGGSLPVYLKALGETLSIAVLGTTLAACLAFPVSLLAARNVIPSAIFRFPVRRLFDTIRGVDTLIWALVWINVVGLGPFAGVLAIAVSDFGALGKLFSEAMESADRKQVEGVRAAGGNALHEIRFGLLPQVLPVIAGQVLYFIESNTRSATIIGIVGAGGIGLQLAEQIRVLEWQKVSFLILMILVAVAAIDWISNRLRFAIIGRRAVA; encoded by the coding sequence ATGAGCCTTCCGGACACGCCGGATCCGACGCAGCTGCGCGAGCGCTATCCGCACATCTTCAACCGGCCGATGTCGGCACGGCTCGCGACCCCCTTGGTGCTGCTGCTGGCGCTCGCCGTCTTCGTCTTCGGTCTCGTCGACCTGGATTTCTCGCCGTCGCGCATTCTGTCCGGCCTTGGCCAGCTCGGCTGGATCGCGCGTTTGATGCTGCCGCCCGACCCGGGCGGCTCGCTGCCGGTCTATCTCAAGGCGCTCGGCGAGACGCTGTCGATCGCGGTGCTCGGCACCACGCTCGCCGCATGCCTTGCGTTCCCGGTCAGCCTGCTCGCCGCCCGCAACGTCATTCCCTCGGCGATCTTCCGCTTCCCGGTGCGGCGGCTGTTCGACACGATCCGCGGCGTCGACACGCTGATCTGGGCGCTGGTCTGGATCAATGTCGTCGGGCTCGGCCCCTTCGCTGGCGTGCTCGCGATCGCGGTCTCGGACTTCGGCGCGCTCGGCAAGCTGTTCTCGGAGGCGATGGAGAGCGCCGACCGCAAGCAGGTCGAAGGCGTGCGCGCCGCCGGCGGCAACGCGCTGCATGAGATCCGATTCGGCCTGCTGCCGCAGGTGCTTCCGGTCATCGCGGGGCAGGTGCTGTACTTCATCGAGTCCAACACCCGTTCGGCGACCATCATCGGCATCGTTGGTGCCGGCGGCATCGGCCTGCAGCTCGCCGAACAGATTCGCGTGCTGGAATGGCAGAAGGTGTCGTTCCTGATCCTGATGATTCTGGTGGCGGTGGCCGCGATCGACTGGATCTCGAACAGGCTGCGCTTCGCCATCATCGGACGTCGCGCCGTCGCCTGA
- a CDS encoding DUF1045 domain-containing protein, with amino-acid sequence MEGYPRYAIYYTPAPDTALSVFGAHLLGYDAWTAQERDFPSGILDTIADWAELTADARKYGFHATLKAPFPLHDARTEAELISACAAFATTPRTVPIIGPVIDAISGFIAVIPSEVVPRLQQLAADCVETFETFRAPMSAEDRARRRPELLTPRQRAHLDRWGYPYVMEDFRFHMTLTCRLSDERRPPILAMLKDRFAGLDLTELAIDRIALFRQSGSGSRFSIVGSWPIAAS; translated from the coding sequence GTGGAAGGCTATCCGCGCTACGCCATCTACTACACGCCTGCGCCGGACACAGCGTTGAGCGTGTTTGGCGCTCATCTGCTCGGCTACGACGCCTGGACCGCTCAGGAGCGGGATTTCCCAAGCGGAATTCTCGATACGATAGCTGATTGGGCGGAGCTGACCGCGGACGCGCGGAAGTACGGCTTCCACGCCACCCTGAAGGCGCCGTTCCCGCTGCATGATGCGCGGACCGAGGCTGAGCTCATCAGCGCCTGCGCGGCGTTCGCCACGACGCCCAGGACCGTGCCGATCATCGGTCCCGTCATCGACGCGATCAGCGGCTTCATTGCTGTGATTCCCAGCGAGGTCGTCCCGAGGCTGCAACAGCTCGCCGCGGACTGTGTCGAGACGTTCGAGACGTTCCGGGCGCCGATGAGCGCGGAGGACCGCGCCCGGCGCAGGCCGGAGCTGCTGACGCCGCGGCAGCGCGCGCACCTCGACCGCTGGGGCTACCCCTATGTCATGGAGGATTTTCGCTTCCACATGACACTGACGTGCCGGCTGTCCGACGAGCGGCGTCCGCCCATTCTCGCGATGCTCAAAGACCGTTTCGCCGGCCTCGATCTCACCGAGCTCGCCATCGATCGCATTGCGCTGTTCCGGCAATCGGGATCGGGCAGCCGCTTCAGCATCGTCGGGAGCTGGCCGATCGCAGCAAGCTAA
- a CDS encoding ABC transporter ATP-binding protein, whose product MTEVSGTVQIGPGAPAAPAPPLVVEHVAKSYELDGGRIVPVIGDLSLTLKEGEIVSIVGPSGCGKTTLLNTLCGLLAPDAGRIRWHGLEVAGQPQNVGYMLQKDLLLPWRTALGNTMLGLEIRGVPAAQAEDRCRAMLDQLGLHGFADHYPSTLSGGMRQRVALARTLVNEPDVLLLDEPFAALDFQSKLLIENDTVELVRKGRRSLLLITHDIEEAVSLADRVIVLTKRPTQIKTVYDIALGADRRDVISVRQAPGFSDYVRSIWADLDVVLQ is encoded by the coding sequence ATGACTGAGGTGAGCGGTACGGTGCAGATCGGGCCGGGCGCCCCGGCGGCGCCCGCGCCCCCGCTCGTCGTCGAACATGTGGCCAAGAGCTATGAGCTCGACGGCGGCCGCATCGTGCCGGTCATCGGCGATCTCAGCTTGACACTGAAGGAGGGCGAGATCGTCAGCATCGTCGGCCCGTCCGGCTGCGGCAAGACTACGCTGCTGAATACGCTGTGCGGACTGCTCGCGCCCGATGCCGGCCGCATCCGCTGGCATGGTCTGGAGGTCGCGGGACAGCCGCAGAATGTCGGCTACATGCTGCAGAAGGATCTGCTGCTGCCGTGGCGGACCGCGCTCGGCAACACGATGCTCGGCCTCGAGATCCGCGGCGTGCCGGCGGCGCAGGCCGAGGACCGCTGCCGCGCGATGCTCGATCAACTCGGGCTGCACGGCTTTGCCGATCACTATCCTTCCACCTTGTCCGGCGGCATGCGCCAGCGCGTGGCTCTTGCGCGGACGCTGGTCAACGAACCGGACGTGCTGCTGCTCGACGAGCCGTTCGCCGCACTCGATTTCCAGAGCAAGCTGCTGATCGAGAACGACACGGTCGAACTGGTGCGGAAAGGCCGGCGCTCGCTGCTGCTGATCACCCACGATATCGAGGAGGCGGTGTCGCTCGCCGACCGCGTGATCGTGCTGACCAAGCGTCCGACGCAGATCAAGACGGTCTACGACATCGCGCTCGGCGCCGATCGCCGCGACGTGATCTCGGTCCGGCAGGCGCCGGGCTTCAGCGATTATGTCCGCAGCATCTGGGCTGATCTCGACGTGGTGCTGCAATGA
- the phnC gene encoding phosphonate ABC transporter ATP-binding protein, which yields MLVVNGLTCRFGAKAAVDNASFSVPPGSFVGVIGRSGAGKSTLLRSINRLSPISSGQVLFKDLDVTSLRGRDLRQWRARSAMIFQQFNLVGRLDVLTNVLMGRLAQVPSWRSLAQMWPADDVAMALSALEQFDMASLAAQRADQLSGGQQQRVAIARALVQNPEIILADEPIASLDPRNTKIVMDALLRINKHFGITVICNLHSLDLARSYCDRLIGMAQGRVVFDDLPAALTAQIARELYDLEADEVMDAVHPAPVGPVPALGEAAVA from the coding sequence ATGCTGGTGGTCAATGGTCTGACGTGCCGTTTCGGCGCGAAAGCCGCGGTCGACAATGCGTCCTTCTCAGTGCCGCCGGGCAGCTTCGTCGGCGTGATAGGTCGGTCCGGTGCCGGCAAGTCGACCCTGCTGCGCTCCATCAACCGGCTGAGTCCGATCAGCTCCGGACAAGTCCTGTTCAAGGATCTTGACGTGACCTCGCTGCGCGGCCGCGATCTGCGCCAGTGGCGCGCCCGCTCGGCGATGATCTTCCAGCAGTTCAATCTGGTCGGGCGGCTCGACGTTCTCACCAATGTGCTGATGGGCCGGCTCGCCCAGGTTCCGTCCTGGCGGTCGCTGGCGCAAATGTGGCCGGCCGACGACGTCGCGATGGCATTGTCCGCGCTCGAGCAGTTCGACATGGCCTCGCTCGCCGCGCAGCGCGCCGATCAGCTCTCGGGCGGTCAGCAGCAGCGTGTCGCGATCGCCCGCGCGCTGGTGCAGAACCCGGAAATCATCCTGGCCGACGAGCCGATCGCCTCGCTCGACCCGCGCAACACCAAGATCGTGATGGATGCGCTGCTGCGCATCAACAAGCATTTCGGCATCACGGTGATCTGCAACCTGCATTCGCTCGATCTCGCGCGCAGTTATTGCGACCGCCTGATCGGCATGGCGCAGGGCCGCGTCGTGTTCGACGATTTGCCGGCGGCGCTCACCGCGCAGATCGCGCGCGAGCTTTACGATCTGGAGGCCGACGAGGTCATGGATGCGGTGCATCCAGCGCCGGTGGGGCCGGTCCCCGCACTCGGCGAAGCCGCCGTGGCCTGA
- a CDS encoding acetyltransferase, with protein MVGKSLSIDPTVDPSAKLHETHLGAYTEVGARTILHEVTMGDYSYVVNDAQITYTTIGKFCSIAALTRINPGNHPMYRATQAHFTYRASAYFPGEADDAEFFAWRRRHHVDIGHDVWIGHGAIVLPGRTIGTGAVIAAGAIVTKDVPAYTIVAGNPARIIKRRFPIEIEQRLVNLAWWDWDHETLRAALPDFRQLEIGQFLDKYETALDGRRQVRQSAAQ; from the coding sequence ATGGTCGGCAAATCGCTTTCCATCGATCCCACCGTCGATCCCAGCGCCAAGCTCCATGAGACGCATCTCGGCGCGTATACCGAGGTTGGTGCGCGAACCATCCTTCACGAGGTGACGATGGGCGACTACTCCTATGTCGTCAACGACGCGCAGATCACCTATACGACCATTGGCAAGTTCTGCTCGATCGCGGCGCTGACCCGGATCAATCCCGGCAACCACCCGATGTATCGCGCGACCCAGGCCCACTTCACCTATCGCGCCAGCGCCTACTTTCCCGGCGAAGCCGACGATGCCGAGTTCTTCGCCTGGCGCAGGCGCCATCACGTCGACATCGGCCACGACGTCTGGATCGGCCATGGCGCGATCGTGCTGCCGGGACGGACCATCGGCACCGGCGCCGTGATCGCCGCGGGTGCCATCGTCACCAAGGACGTGCCGGCCTACACGATCGTCGCCGGCAATCCCGCCCGGATCATCAAGCGGCGGTTTCCGATCGAAATCGAGCAGCGTCTCGTCAATCTGGCATGGTGGGACTGGGACCATGAGACGCTCCGCGCGGCGCTACCGGATTTCCGGCAGCTCGAGATCGGCCAATTCCTGGACAAATACGAGACGGCTCTCGACGGCAGGCGCCAGGTGCGGCAGAGTGCCGCGCAATGA
- the phnE gene encoding phosphonate ABC transporter, permease protein PhnE translates to MAVAVSILPSQQLEALSDAYRRAVSRRRLRLALCGLVFLAVLLAAAVGAEVNLRTFFTYFGNFLSYFDRIFTLDDGHRVWTNVPEWFWGFKKWIKLLGETLLISYVGTLAGMLVAFCLNFLAAENTSPAPWVRFTVRRVLEFARTVPGIVFALIFVIAFGLGPVAGVLAIALHSSGALGKLFSEVVENADMKPVEGIRATGASWLSCMRFAVLPQVIAGFSSYTLLRFEINVREASVMGFVGAGGIGQELVVAIRKFYYSDVSAILVMIVVTVFLIDIGTGWLRGRLFGAEART, encoded by the coding sequence ATGGCGGTCGCCGTTTCGATCCTGCCGAGCCAGCAGCTTGAGGCTCTGAGCGATGCGTATCGCCGGGCGGTCTCGCGCCGCCGACTGCGCCTCGCGCTGTGCGGCCTGGTGTTCCTGGCCGTGCTGCTGGCCGCCGCCGTCGGCGCGGAAGTCAATCTGCGGACGTTCTTCACCTATTTCGGCAACTTCCTCAGCTATTTCGACCGTATCTTCACGCTCGACGACGGTCACCGCGTCTGGACCAACGTCCCCGAATGGTTCTGGGGCTTCAAGAAGTGGATCAAGCTGCTTGGTGAGACGCTGCTGATCAGCTATGTCGGCACGCTCGCAGGCATGCTGGTGGCGTTCTGCCTCAATTTTCTCGCCGCCGAGAACACGTCGCCGGCGCCGTGGGTCCGATTCACGGTGCGCCGCGTGCTCGAATTCGCCCGCACCGTTCCCGGCATCGTGTTCGCGCTGATCTTCGTCATCGCCTTCGGTCTTGGCCCGGTGGCCGGCGTGCTCGCGATTGCGCTGCATTCCAGCGGCGCGCTCGGCAAGCTGTTCTCCGAAGTGGTCGAGAATGCCGACATGAAGCCGGTCGAGGGCATCAGAGCCACCGGCGCGAGCTGGCTGTCCTGCATGCGCTTCGCCGTGCTGCCGCAGGTCATTGCCGGCTTCTCCAGCTACACGCTGCTGCGCTTCGAGATCAACGTCCGCGAGGCTTCCGTCATGGGCTTCGTCGGCGCGGGCGGCATCGGCCAGGAGCTGGTCGTCGCGATCCGCAAGTTCTATTATTCGGACGTCAGCGCCATCCTCGTGATGATCGTGGTGACGGTGTTCCTGATCGATATCGGCACCGGCTGGCTGCGCGGGCGGCTGTTCGGCGCGGAGGCGCGGACATGA
- the phnD gene encoding phosphonate ABC transporter substrate-binding protein, which yields MINRRIVLAGVAALAFTAQASAEDWKAKYPELTFAVVPAENASGVTERWTPFVNYLSKELGVKVTLRIANDYAAVIEGQRAGNIHIASYGSASFARARLTGVKTDAFANDINADGSTGYYSVFFVKANSPYKKVEDLKGKNLGLVDPNSTSGNNVPRFELNKMGVTDAEAYFGKVVFTGSHENAVLALSQGTVDVAANQWTSDNDSTLAQMLTKGMLKNADGSPMKKDDFRIIHKSAPIINGPYAYNTDLPEDAKQAIAKAFFDAPTKDKAAFDRLSDGQKKGFHPATTKDWDGTIDLIKFVDSLRKKAS from the coding sequence ATGATCAATCGTCGCATCGTTCTGGCGGGCGTCGCTGCGCTGGCTTTCACGGCCCAGGCGTCGGCCGAGGATTGGAAGGCGAAGTATCCTGAACTGACCTTCGCTGTGGTCCCGGCGGAGAATGCCTCGGGCGTGACCGAGCGCTGGACGCCGTTCGTCAACTATCTGTCCAAGGAGCTGGGCGTGAAGGTCACGCTCCGCATCGCCAACGACTACGCCGCCGTCATCGAGGGCCAGCGCGCCGGCAACATCCACATCGCGAGCTACGGCTCGGCCTCGTTCGCCCGCGCCCGTTTGACGGGCGTCAAGACGGACGCCTTCGCCAACGACATCAACGCCGACGGCAGCACCGGCTACTACTCGGTGTTCTTCGTCAAGGCCAACAGCCCCTACAAGAAGGTCGAGGATCTCAAGGGCAAAAACCTCGGCCTGGTCGATCCGAACTCGACCTCCGGCAACAACGTGCCGCGCTTCGAGCTCAACAAGATGGGCGTGACCGACGCCGAGGCCTATTTCGGCAAGGTCGTGTTCACCGGCAGCCACGAGAACGCGGTTCTCGCCCTCAGCCAGGGCACCGTCGACGTCGCCGCCAACCAGTGGACCAGCGACAACGACTCGACGCTCGCGCAGATGCTCACCAAGGGCATGCTGAAGAACGCAGACGGCTCGCCGATGAAGAAGGACGACTTCCGCATCATCCACAAGTCGGCCCCGATCATCAACGGCCCCTATGCCTACAACACCGATCTGCCTGAAGACGCCAAACAGGCGATCGCCAAGGCCTTCTTCGACGCGCCGACCAAGGACAAGGCGGCGTTCGACCGTCTCTCCGACGGCCAGAAGAAGGGCTTCCATCCGGCCACGACCAAGGACTGGGACGGCACGATCGATCTGATCAAGTTCGTCGACAGCCTGCGCAAGAAGGCGTCCTGA
- a CDS encoding ABC transporter permease: MTAEIDVTPAAAKGLSDRAAPAGRRWLRLRNTLGVLATQLVVLAAFLAFWEYATGQNKAAAFMFGSPSAIFKFLSQMAYDGSLWRDTYVTGLETLLGFFVGNCTGTLIGLSLWYSRFVSRVVEPFVIALGSIPIIALAPIIIIWFGTGLISKVAMSTLSVVIVALVTSYKGATGVDPDQINLLRTLGASKFQIFRKLVVPASLTDIFAGLKLTVGFALIGAIVGEFMSSSEGLGHAIFKAGSLYIIPKVFAALVATIALALVLTFAVGKIEQLLMPWRRQLQR, encoded by the coding sequence ATGACCGCGGAGATCGACGTGACGCCGGCCGCTGCCAAGGGATTGAGCGATCGCGCTGCACCGGCAGGGCGGCGTTGGCTGCGTCTGCGCAACACGCTCGGAGTGCTCGCGACCCAGCTCGTCGTGCTCGCGGCCTTCCTGGCGTTCTGGGAGTACGCGACGGGCCAGAACAAGGCGGCGGCCTTCATGTTCGGCTCGCCCTCGGCGATCTTCAAGTTCCTGTCGCAGATGGCTTACGATGGAAGCCTCTGGCGCGACACGTATGTCACGGGCCTCGAGACGCTGCTCGGCTTCTTCGTCGGCAACTGCACCGGCACCTTGATCGGGCTGTCGCTGTGGTATTCACGTTTCGTCTCGCGCGTGGTCGAGCCGTTCGTCATCGCGCTCGGCTCGATCCCGATTATCGCGCTGGCGCCGATCATCATCATCTGGTTCGGCACCGGCCTGATTTCGAAGGTCGCGATGTCAACCCTGTCGGTCGTGATCGTGGCGCTGGTGACCTCCTACAAGGGCGCGACCGGGGTCGACCCCGACCAGATCAACCTGCTGCGCACGCTCGGCGCCTCGAAGTTCCAGATCTTTCGCAAGCTGGTCGTGCCGGCGTCGCTGACCGACATCTTCGCAGGACTGAAGCTCACGGTCGGCTTCGCGCTGATCGGCGCCATCGTCGGTGAGTTCATGTCGTCATCCGAGGGCCTGGGGCACGCGATCTTCAAGGCCGGCTCGTTGTACATCATTCCGAAGGTCTTCGCCGCGCTGGTCGCCACCATCGCGCTGGCCCTGGTCCTGACCTTTGCCGTTGGCAAGATCGAGCAGCTTCTGATGCCATGGCGACGGCAGCTGCAACGATGA
- a CDS encoding SDR family NAD(P)-dependent oxidoreductase, which translates to MDLGLAGKSVLITGGSKGIGLAIAELFAAEGANVAICARDAEAVSKVVAKLVAKGVKAWGQGIDVADSVALKGWVEGAAKELGGVDCVVCNVSALAVGDTAETWEKSFRTDMMHTVNSIAAAVPYLEQSKSASISIISSVSGFEVDFAAGSYGAIKGALIHYAKGLAHQLVSKGIRVNAVSPGNTYFEGGIWQNIENGSPDLFKMAMGLNPTGRMGTAEEVAFGVVMLASPLASRISGTNLIIDGALTKAV; encoded by the coding sequence ATGGATCTGGGATTGGCGGGCAAGAGCGTGCTGATCACGGGCGGTAGCAAGGGTATCGGACTCGCGATCGCCGAATTGTTTGCCGCCGAAGGCGCCAACGTGGCCATCTGCGCCCGCGACGCCGAGGCCGTGAGCAAGGTGGTCGCCAAGCTCGTGGCGAAGGGCGTGAAGGCCTGGGGGCAGGGGATCGACGTCGCCGATTCCGTCGCGCTGAAGGGCTGGGTCGAAGGCGCAGCCAAAGAGCTCGGCGGCGTCGACTGCGTGGTCTGCAATGTCAGCGCGCTCGCCGTCGGCGACACGGCGGAGACATGGGAGAAATCCTTCCGGACCGACATGATGCACACCGTCAATTCGATTGCGGCGGCGGTTCCCTATCTCGAGCAATCGAAGTCGGCCTCGATCAGCATCATCTCCAGCGTATCCGGCTTCGAGGTCGACTTTGCCGCGGGATCCTATGGCGCGATCAAGGGCGCGTTGATTCACTACGCGAAGGGCCTCGCTCATCAGCTTGTCAGCAAGGGGATCCGCGTCAACGCGGTTTCGCCGGGGAACACCTATTTCGAAGGCGGCATCTGGCAGAACATCGAGAACGGATCGCCGGATCTGTTCAAGATGGCGATGGGCCTGAACCCAACGGGGCGCATGGGAACCGCCGAGGAGGTCGCCTTTGGCGTGGTGATGCTGGCGAGCCCGCTGGCCAGCCGCATCTCGGGAACCAACCTGATCATCGATGGTGCCTTGACGAAGGCGGTCTAG
- a CDS encoding acetamidase/formamidase family protein, with protein MSKRVSKAGNIKYALSGDDKFIASVEPGEIFVVECAINVNDGTIRALGQQLVESDVTLPYVNGATGPIEVRGAKAGDMLRLDIIDMELDRLGFTALWPGIGMFPDWVRRKEFGIQTRVVAVENGQVLWNEHVKLPVRPMIGVAGVAPVHGAVLTVDNGPHGGNLDVQEITSGNSVFFRVNKDGAHLFLGDCHAIQGDGEANGMGAIEIAANLTVKVSLDKAPARLNHPRIETPTHICTLGCARPLEDAMRIAFEEMINWLEDDWKIPAAEAYMLLGQVAEARCTQVVNPKYTYICKVNKTLLAGYHG; from the coding sequence ATGTCAAAGCGCGTCAGCAAGGCGGGCAACATCAAATACGCGCTCTCCGGCGATGATAAGTTCATCGCGTCAGTGGAGCCCGGTGAGATCTTCGTCGTCGAATGCGCGATCAACGTCAATGACGGCACCATTCGGGCACTCGGCCAGCAACTGGTCGAAAGCGACGTGACGCTGCCTTACGTCAACGGTGCGACCGGTCCGATCGAGGTGCGCGGTGCCAAGGCCGGCGACATGCTGCGGCTCGACATCATCGACATGGAGCTCGACCGCCTCGGATTCACGGCACTATGGCCCGGCATCGGCATGTTCCCCGACTGGGTTCGGCGCAAGGAGTTCGGCATCCAGACCCGTGTCGTCGCCGTCGAGAACGGTCAGGTGCTGTGGAACGAGCATGTGAAGCTGCCGGTGCGGCCGATGATTGGCGTCGCTGGCGTGGCGCCGGTCCATGGAGCGGTGCTGACGGTCGACAACGGCCCGCATGGCGGCAATCTCGATGTGCAGGAGATCACGTCGGGCAATTCGGTGTTCTTCCGCGTCAACAAGGATGGCGCGCATCTTTTCCTCGGCGACTGCCACGCCATCCAGGGCGATGGCGAGGCCAACGGCATGGGCGCGATCGAGATCGCGGCGAACCTCACCGTCAAGGTCTCGCTCGACAAGGCACCGGCGCGGCTGAACCATCCGCGTATCGAGACACCGACGCATATCTGCACGCTCGGCTGTGCGCGCCCCCTGGAGGATGCGATGCGGATCGCGTTCGAGGAGATGATCAACTGGCTCGAGGATGATTGGAAGATCCCGGCAGCGGAGGCCTATATGCTGCTCGGCCAGGTCGCCGAGGCGCGCTGTACCCAGGTGGTCAATCCGAAATACACCTACATCTGCAAGGTCAACAAGACCTTGCTCGCCGGCTATCACGGCTGA
- a CDS encoding alpha-D-ribose 1-methylphosphonate 5-triphosphate diphosphatase: MTDISISSGRCLIGADFADTSLTVSEGVIDRLDVPTRGAALDLDAAGLTVLPGIVDIHGDAFERQMMPRAGVDFPIDVALVDSDRQAVSNGITTVFHATTWSWEPGLRSAGNARQLLEAIETLRPRLAADTRFHLRHETYNLDDEDEIRQLLAARRIDLFAFNDHMDSTVASLEKPHKRQRMVDRTGLSGDEFDRLVGRIAARADAVPSSISRLAETARTAGVRMLSHDDESPEMRRAFRGQGVSIAEFPVNEETAREAAAGGDAIVFGAPNVVRGGSHTGWTKASDMIAKGLCSVLASDYYYPAPLLAAYRLVADGVLPLARAWSLISAGPAQAAGLSDRGTLAPGQRADIVLVDDSSSMRPRIVAVIAAGRLVHLTDADRLTTHAVRRAAAAE; encoded by the coding sequence ATGACAGACATCTCCATCTCCTCGGGCCGCTGTCTGATCGGCGCCGACTTCGCTGACACCTCTCTGACCGTATCCGAAGGCGTGATCGACCGGCTCGATGTCCCCACGCGCGGTGCCGCGCTGGATCTCGATGCCGCCGGCCTCACGGTCCTGCCCGGGATCGTCGACATCCATGGCGATGCGTTCGAGCGGCAGATGATGCCGCGGGCTGGCGTCGACTTCCCGATCGACGTCGCGCTTGTCGACAGCGACCGCCAGGCCGTCAGCAACGGCATCACCACGGTGTTCCACGCGACCACATGGTCGTGGGAGCCCGGCCTGCGCAGTGCCGGCAATGCACGCCAGTTGTTGGAGGCGATCGAGACCCTGCGTCCGCGGCTCGCCGCGGACACGCGCTTCCACCTCCGGCACGAGACCTACAATCTCGACGACGAGGATGAGATCCGCCAGTTGCTCGCTGCACGGCGGATCGACCTGTTTGCCTTCAACGATCATATGGACTCGACTGTCGCGAGCCTGGAGAAGCCGCACAAGCGCCAGCGCATGGTCGATCGCACAGGCTTGTCCGGCGACGAGTTCGACCGCCTCGTCGGCCGCATCGCGGCTCGCGCGGACGCGGTGCCGTCCTCCATCTCACGTCTGGCGGAGACGGCGCGCACGGCCGGGGTGCGCATGCTGTCGCACGACGACGAAAGTCCGGAGATGCGCCGCGCCTTTCGCGGTCAGGGCGTCTCCATCGCCGAGTTCCCGGTCAACGAGGAAACGGCGCGCGAGGCCGCCGCAGGCGGCGACGCCATCGTGTTCGGTGCGCCGAACGTGGTGCGCGGCGGCAGCCATACCGGCTGGACCAAGGCAAGCGACATGATCGCCAAGGGCCTCTGCTCGGTGCTGGCATCCGACTACTACTATCCTGCGCCCCTGCTCGCGGCCTATCGTCTCGTCGCGGACGGCGTTCTGCCGCTGGCCCGCGCCTGGAGCCTGATTTCAGCCGGCCCCGCGCAGGCCGCAGGCCTGTCCGACCGCGGCACGCTCGCACCAGGGCAGCGGGCGGACATCGTGCTGGTCGATGACAGCTCCTCGATGCGTCCACGCATCGTCGCCGTGATCGCGGCCGGGCGTCTCGTCCATCTCACGGACGCTGACCGTCTCACCACGCATGCGGTACGCCGCGCAGCGGCGGCGGAGTGA
- a CDS encoding mechanosensitive ion channel family protein, producing the protein MQALVQQLSALVPDWMVGPALIIGAVLGALLVYKVLRAVVRRAIGPRQSILLPILQRTAGPARLALCLIALALVLPLAPLNEGWRRALAHLFVVATIALVGWITIRIVDMVSARYLQRFRDDITENFLARKHVTQVRVFKRVIDTLIITVAVSAALMTFDSVRQYGVSLFASAGAAGLIVGLAARPLLSNLIAGVQIAVTQPIRIEDAVIIENEWGWVEDIASTYVVIRLWDWRRMVVPLSYFIERPFQNWTRDAASLIGSVVLHVDYAADVPRIRKRLEEVAKESKIWDGAVVNLQVVDTNARTMELRALVSARNAPQAWDLRCEVREKLIAFLQREMREALPRDRADISPPLSVLNPQSPPHFAAAAN; encoded by the coding sequence ATGCAGGCACTCGTACAGCAGTTGTCCGCGCTGGTTCCCGACTGGATGGTCGGGCCAGCTTTGATCATCGGCGCCGTCCTGGGCGCGCTGCTTGTCTACAAGGTGCTCCGTGCCGTGGTGAGGCGCGCGATCGGTCCGCGTCAATCCATCCTGCTGCCGATCCTGCAGCGGACTGCAGGCCCGGCGCGACTGGCACTTTGTCTCATTGCGTTGGCGCTGGTGCTGCCGCTGGCGCCATTGAACGAGGGCTGGCGGCGCGCGCTGGCGCATCTGTTCGTGGTCGCGACGATCGCACTGGTCGGCTGGATTACGATCCGTATCGTCGACATGGTGTCCGCACGCTATCTGCAACGTTTTCGCGACGACATCACGGAGAACTTCCTCGCCCGCAAGCACGTGACCCAGGTCCGTGTCTTCAAGCGCGTCATCGATACGCTGATCATCACCGTCGCCGTGTCGGCGGCGCTGATGACGTTCGACTCCGTCAGGCAATATGGCGTGAGCCTGTTCGCATCGGCCGGCGCCGCCGGTCTGATCGTCGGTCTCGCAGCAAGGCCTTTGCTCAGCAACCTGATTGCCGGCGTCCAGATCGCGGTGACTCAGCCGATCCGGATCGAGGACGCCGTGATCATCGAGAACGAATGGGGGTGGGTCGAGGATATCGCCTCGACCTATGTCGTGATCCGGCTGTGGGACTGGCGGCGCATGGTGGTGCCGCTGTCCTATTTCATCGAGCGCCCGTTTCAGAACTGGACCCGGGATGCGGCCTCGCTGATCGGCTCGGTCGTGCTGCATGTCGACTACGCCGCTGATGTCCCGCGCATCCGCAAGCGGCTGGAGGAGGTGGCGAAGGAATCCAAGATCTGGGATGGTGCCGTGGTCAATCTTCAGGTCGTCGATACCAATGCGCGCACAATGGAGCTGCGCGCATTGGTCAGCGCGCGCAACGCGCCGCAGGCCTGGGACCTGCGCTGCGAGGTGCGCGAGAAGCTGATTGCCTTTCTGCAGCGGGAGATGCGCGAGGCACTGCCGCGCGACCGCGCCGACATCTCGCCGCCGCTGTCGGTGTTAAATCCGCAGTCGCCGCCGCATTTCGCGGCCGCGGCGAACTGA